AATGTTGTAACAAGTAATATCAGGAAATCCATGAAATCTGGATAAGATACACCCCATTCAAGGGCCTGGAAACCCCCCATGGACGCGCCGATAACACCTTTAAGTTTCCGAATCTTGAACTTTCTCCTAATAAATTCATAGTGGAAATTAACCATGTCCTTAATGGTATATTGGGGGAATTCTATTCCAAGACCGGTTGTTGACGGTGAACTCGACCTAGGAGATCCTAAGGATGTTGGGGCTATTATAAAGAACTCCTCTAGGGGTTTGCCTTCCCCTATTAAGGGTAGTAGTCTTTTCACTGATAGGTAGTCCCCACTCCACCCATGGATGTGGAGTAGACCATTAATGATAAAACCCTCAGGGTCAACCTTGGGCGTCCCTATACAAGTATATTCTACTTTAAGGTTTTTTAGTGTTTCACCAGATTCAAAGGTGAACTCTGGCAAGACAAAATATGAAGGTCTGATCATCTTAATCCCTATAAACCTTTATAGCCCCGCTCGGGCAATTTTCCATGGCATCTTCAGTGCATAACGGATCATCCATTTCTAATTTCTGCAAGTCAGAAATTTCAACATCTTTTATCGACGAGAGCCCGTCATTGGTAAATTCAAAAACTTCAGGACAAATATCAATACAAGTACCACAAGAAACACACATTGTACGATCAAGTTCCAAAAGATACAATAATACCACCTCCCATCATATCCCTTATAAATTCATTTATGTTATAAGAAAATAATAAAGGAAACCGGGGGGTAAACTCCCAAAATGTTAACTAGAAACAAAGCCAAGGAATTGCAGGATAAACTGATCATCATATACAAGTTCATCTCTCACCAGAAACATCTAAGAGGATTCTTTAACTACAAACCATCCATAAAATCAGATTCTATTAAAAGACTCCTTAAAAGTCCAGAATCCGATAGAATATTAAAAGAGGCTATAATTGAACTAGAGAAGATTATAGACCCTAGCGTGGAGGAATCAGAAGATCTATTCTATAAGATCTTGAACAGAGAGGATGTTGAATTCATAGCCAAAAGATATGGGATGAAGGATTCATGGGACCTTAATAAGCTAGACATTGAAAAACTCCTCAAGAGGATTTGATGGAATCTATGAAACCACGTATAACATCCCTCGCAGATTCCAATAATGGACTTTTAACCTTTCCAATTTTAAGATTCTTTAACCGCCTTATCCTGAAATATAATGGTGGATGAGGATCCCAGAAAAGCCATGAGAATATCCTATCAGCACCCCTCTCAAACCTCCTATATCCTATCTTCTGCAATGCCATTGCAAGCTTCTCAGGCTTGCCGATAACAACCGCGGATAAAAGGTCCGCTCTAGCTTCGAAAAACTTCGCCACGAAGAATATAAGCCAAAAGATGACAAGGACGTATAATAATGGTGCCATGGCTACAAGGGGTAAAAGCACTGTCAACCTTAATATAAATTCTCCAGAAATTATACCGAAAAGTACTATTGGATCCCTACCCATAAGATGGGCCAACTCATGACCTATAACACTAAGCAATTCCTCATCATCCAAACGGGTTAAAAGGCCCGTTGTTAAAAGTATAAGGCCTCTACGGGGGCTGGGGCCTGTGGCAGCGGCGTTAGGGAGCATGGTATTAGAGATCACTATTTTGGGTGTGGGTATCTTGAATTTGGAAGCGGCGGATTTAACAAGGTCATAAACATTGATAATCTTCGATTTTTCATTTAAAGGCGTGCACTCGAAACCATACCTTCTGAGAACATCCCTGCCAAGCTCGCAAGTTGGCGACTCCCCCAATGCCAAGGACTTATCATAAATCTCCTTTTTTATATTAATTAGAAGATCGCCGAAAACTTCCTGGAAAAACTTCAAATCTCTACTTGGTAACTGATACATGAGTATATGGACAAATGGGTTCTCTGGGGTTATCTGCCATTCACCCATAATCGAATATAACCTGTCAGAGAATAGAATAAGGGAAAACTGCATAAGCAAGATTATAATAACAGCATAAAATCCCAATAAAATGAACAATAAAATATTAACACCAAGGAAAACAATGAAAAGAACTAATAGGTTGCTGCCAAAAAGCGCCTTGGATATCCTCCTAGTTAATGATGAAGGTTTCTCAGGGATTATATCTTGTCCCTCAACCCACGCGAAATATAATGTACTCTTCCTTAACTCTTCCTCAAATAATTGTATAAGGAAAAAAATATCATCATACAATTCCTCCACCTTATCCTCTAGACTGGGAGGATAACTAAAGCTTATCTTAATTTTTTCTCCAACCTGCAAATCACC
The nucleotide sequence above comes from Methanothermobacter tenebrarum. Encoded proteins:
- a CDS encoding M48 family metallopeptidase — protein: MLREFIIKVEVAPAYYVDLLEFILRYSDFKDARIVYDRLVFRVEYPLGVINGDLQVGEKIKISFSYPPSLEDKVEELYDDIFFLIQLFEEELRKSTLYFAWVEGQDIIPEKPSSLTRRISKALFGSNLLVLFIVFLGVNILLFILLGFYAVIIILLMQFSLILFSDRLYSIMGEWQITPENPFVHILMYQLPSRDLKFFQEVFGDLLINIKKEIYDKSLALGESPTCELGRDVLRRYGFECTPLNEKSKIINVYDLVKSAASKFKIPTPKIVISNTMLPNAAATGPSPRRGLILLTTGLLTRLDDEELLSVIGHELAHLMGRDPIVLFGIISGEFILRLTVLLPLVAMAPLLYVLVIFWLIFFVAKFFEARADLLSAVVIGKPEKLAMALQKIGYRRFERGADRIFSWLFWDPHPPLYFRIRRLKNLKIGKVKSPLLESARDVIRGFIDSIKSS
- a CDS encoding ferredoxin, coding for MVLLYLLELDRTMCVSCGTCIDICPEVFEFTNDGLSSIKDVEISDLQKLEMDDPLCTEDAMENCPSGAIKVYRD